One Maribacter dokdonensis DSW-8 genomic region harbors:
- a CDS encoding TolC family protein encodes MKQFIIIASILFAHFGFAQDVETNSSSKIWSLEDCIEYAIENNITVKDADLNTSISEVDYSAAKSAKLPNLFGSASQNFSSGTSIDPITSDYVSDQIHSTNLGINSSVTLFQGNQLTNQVKQNKLLIEQNSLLAQEAKNNIVISILESYLQTLFSKEGITIAENNLDASEKEVLRAKSRLDAGTIALSDYTEAQSQAATNKYNVIAAKNDYELNIIDLKQLLELSPLEDLEIETVDENQDLLHLELNREAIYTNALSYLPEVEASNTNILINEKELEIAKGGYLPTLSLTGSLGSGYTSISDNTFYDQLDVNFNQRLGLSLNIPIFNRNQTKSAVQTATFNIEKAEIQKQTVEKEVIKKVETAYQNALSSQEQLVAAEASQQAAEQSYNLAQKKYELGDLSTTDLVISQNTYTNAQQNYLQSKYLNILYHQLLQFYQGNEIKL; translated from the coding sequence ATGAAACAATTTATAATCATAGCTAGCATTTTATTTGCTCACTTTGGTTTTGCTCAAGATGTTGAAACAAATTCCTCATCAAAAATATGGTCTTTAGAAGACTGTATTGAATATGCCATTGAAAACAATATTACCGTAAAAGATGCTGATTTGAACACAAGTATTTCTGAGGTAGATTATAGCGCGGCAAAATCAGCAAAACTTCCTAATCTTTTTGGTAGTGCTTCTCAAAATTTTTCTAGCGGTACATCTATAGACCCTATTACCAGCGACTATGTTTCTGATCAGATCCATAGTACCAATTTAGGTATCAATAGTTCTGTAACACTTTTTCAAGGAAATCAGTTAACCAATCAAGTAAAACAGAATAAGCTTTTAATAGAACAGAATAGCTTATTGGCGCAAGAAGCAAAAAACAACATTGTTATCAGTATTCTTGAATCATACTTACAAACCTTATTCAGTAAGGAAGGTATTACCATTGCCGAAAATAATTTAGATGCATCTGAAAAAGAAGTGCTAAGGGCTAAATCTAGATTAGATGCGGGTACTATTGCCTTAAGTGATTATACCGAGGCGCAAAGTCAGGCAGCAACCAACAAATACAATGTTATTGCCGCAAAAAATGATTACGAGCTTAATATTATTGATCTAAAGCAATTACTGGAACTATCTCCTTTAGAGGACTTAGAAATTGAAACAGTTGATGAAAATCAAGATTTACTTCACCTTGAATTAAATAGAGAAGCTATTTATACCAATGCGCTTTCATACCTGCCAGAAGTAGAAGCCAGTAACACCAATATTCTGATCAACGAAAAAGAGTTGGAAATCGCCAAAGGTGGTTACTTACCTACATTATCGTTAACAGGAAGTCTTGGTTCCGGATATACCAGTATTAGCGACAATACTTTCTATGATCAATTGGATGTCAACTTCAACCAAAGATTGGGCTTAAGCTTAAATATTCCAATTTTTAATAGAAACCAGACAAAGTCTGCTGTACAAACGGCAACTTTTAATATTGAAAAAGCGGAAATACAAAAGCAAACGGTAGAAAAAGAGGTCATTAAAAAGGTGGAAACCGCATACCAGAACGCACTTTCTTCACAAGAACAATTGGTAGCTGCAGAGGCATCACAACAAGCCGCTGAACAATCTTATAATCTTGCACAGAAGAAATACGAGTTGGGAGATTTAAGTACTACGGATCTTGTAATTAGCCAAAACACTTACACCAATGCCCAACAGAATTACCTACAATCAAAATATCTAAACATTCTATACCATCAATTATTACAATTCTATCAAGGAAACGAAATTAAACTTTAA
- a CDS encoding DUF2490 domain-containing protein: MKSFGTYIIKGLFLFCFLTAFHGISQKQEPEVLPEYSKYKDLTTKTWINTYGNIRIGKRLFWDAQTHLRLEETEATPFVGQVAQVYNRHAIGYIHSKYFNVRLGGVLRLNFNTDEASTDRNLVPEWRIWHQYQFAQALESMMIYHRIRIEHRWTQGFAENSEYIFRNRWRYMFRMKIPLNNHKLKPKTLYVAPEAELIMQSGKAVVASPMEDLRLTTTLGYILTPRLTVAAGAMYSQGQDLANGGFFKHSWAMRFHVYFSPDFRKVKNKLPEIHLTD; the protein is encoded by the coding sequence ATGAAATCGTTTGGTACATACATCATAAAAGGGTTGTTTTTGTTTTGCTTTCTAACAGCATTCCATGGTATTTCACAAAAACAGGAGCCAGAGGTGTTACCCGAGTATTCTAAGTATAAGGACCTTACTACTAAAACCTGGATCAATACTTACGGAAACATACGTATTGGCAAACGCTTGTTTTGGGATGCCCAAACACACCTAAGACTTGAAGAAACAGAAGCTACACCTTTTGTAGGTCAGGTAGCCCAAGTCTATAACAGACATGCTATAGGGTATATACATTCTAAATATTTCAATGTACGTTTAGGTGGTGTGCTCCGATTGAATTTTAATACCGATGAAGCTTCAACTGATCGTAATTTAGTGCCTGAATGGCGTATTTGGCATCAGTATCAATTTGCACAGGCTTTGGAAAGTATGATGATTTATCACCGTATTCGTATAGAGCATAGATGGACCCAAGGTTTTGCCGAGAATAGCGAGTATATTTTTAGAAATAGATGGCGTTACATGTTCAGAATGAAAATTCCATTGAACAATCATAAGTTAAAACCAAAAACATTGTACGTAGCTCCAGAGGCAGAATTGATCATGCAAAGTGGAAAAGCGGTAGTAGCCAGCCCTATGGAAGATTTACGACTTACAACTACCTTAGGATATATACTAACACCTAGGTTGACCGTGGCTGCGGGTGCCATGTATTCCCAAGGCCAAGATTTAGCCAATGGTGGATTTTTTAAACATAGTTGGGCCATGCGTTTTCATGTATACTTCTCTCCAGATTTTAGAAAGGTTAAGAACAAACTTCCAGAAATTCATTTAACGGACTAG
- a CDS encoding WD40/YVTN/BNR-like repeat-containing protein — protein sequence MNTLFRYLTSVSFILLTTTLLSQDFSALEYRTIGPQRGGRVTTVTGTPMLPGTFYLGASGAGVWKTDDYGTTWNNISDGFFDTPSIGAIEVALNDPNIIYVGTGSDGLRSNIISGKGMYKSIDGGKTWSHIGLENAGQIGAVEIDPTNSNVVWVAAIGNAFKANEERGIYKTVDGGTTWTKMLHISNTTGFADLELLPGNPNVVYAAAWKAQRTPWTIISGGENKEGGIYKSVNGGKDWIKLEEGLPQGLIGKIDLAVSPVDSSILYAVIEAPGDEGGVYKSIDQGKSFVQTSSNKGLVNRPFYYTNIELDPTNPDIVYSNANPLLKSKDGGKSWTMMSVPHGDNHDIWLNPNNPDLLIQCNDGGANVSHNGGKTWSSQFNQPTAEIYQVAVDDQYPYWIYGAQQDNTTIAIPSSAPSATAVQGSSQTMIDVGGCETGPTIPKPGNHNIVYNNCKGRFSVYNKITGVGREYSIGASNIYGHNPKDLKYRFQRVAPIHVSPHDPDVVYMGSQFVHKTRNDGVIWETISPDLTAFEADKQVNSGSPITRDITGEEYYSTLYSIRESKIKEGLIWTGSNDGVVSLTQDGGQTWTNVTPKKMLKGGRVESIEPSQFNPGKAYISVDRHLLGDTTPYFYKTEDYGKTWELLTNGIPSDYTSKVLREDSVQEGLLFAGTEYGMFVSMNDGKDWKPFQQNLPVTPITDITIYRGDLVLSTMGRGFWVLDNITTLRNNAISSLKDTPVLFQPDNTIRYRTPRRSKGFPDYSSTGVLIDYYLPKDGKNNVQLEILDASKQTIATISSDSTKTKSTKEEVDNMSLSMSFSYFDNTLNTKKGINRFQWDMRQKGAWSDKDSRSYKNGPMVPPGNYTVKLTVDDKSFEQPFEILVDPRLADEGIDEKIIATHLAFENKVLDLLTEARKFQSELEAEIKKSKGDRKESLESVLKAIKNDEGAYPQQMLIPQIAYLSYIVGGADKIPGNEEVERLKDLEQQLQAVKQKAQLN from the coding sequence ATGAATACGCTATTTCGTTACCTTACTTCCGTATCGTTTATTTTACTTACCACAACACTTTTATCCCAAGACTTTTCTGCACTGGAATATAGAACTATTGGTCCACAAAGAGGTGGTCGTGTAACTACGGTTACAGGTACACCCATGTTACCAGGTACCTTCTATTTAGGTGCATCCGGTGCTGGTGTATGGAAAACCGATGATTACGGTACAACTTGGAACAATATATCCGATGGATTTTTCGATACTCCCTCCATAGGTGCCATTGAAGTTGCGCTAAACGACCCTAATATTATATATGTTGGTACAGGTTCTGATGGATTAAGAAGTAATATTATCAGTGGAAAAGGCATGTACAAATCAATAGACGGTGGTAAAACCTGGAGTCATATCGGACTTGAAAATGCAGGACAGATCGGAGCGGTAGAAATTGACCCTACCAATAGTAATGTGGTTTGGGTGGCCGCTATTGGTAATGCATTCAAGGCAAATGAAGAGCGTGGTATATACAAAACAGTGGATGGTGGAACTACTTGGACAAAAATGTTGCATATATCCAATACTACAGGATTTGCCGATCTAGAATTGTTACCGGGCAATCCTAATGTGGTTTACGCTGCCGCATGGAAAGCACAACGAACTCCGTGGACCATCATCTCTGGTGGTGAAAATAAAGAAGGCGGTATTTATAAATCGGTCAATGGAGGTAAGGACTGGATAAAACTGGAAGAGGGACTGCCACAGGGTTTGATCGGCAAAATAGATTTAGCCGTATCCCCCGTAGATTCAAGTATTCTGTATGCAGTAATTGAAGCTCCTGGTGATGAGGGCGGAGTATACAAATCTATTGATCAGGGTAAAAGTTTTGTACAGACATCAAGCAATAAAGGTCTTGTAAATAGACCTTTTTATTACACTAATATTGAACTAGACCCTACAAACCCTGATATTGTCTATTCCAATGCCAATCCGCTTTTGAAATCTAAAGATGGTGGAAAATCATGGACAATGATGTCCGTACCACATGGTGACAATCATGATATATGGTTGAACCCTAACAATCCAGATTTGTTGATTCAATGTAATGACGGCGGTGCCAATGTTTCTCATAATGGAGGTAAAACCTGGTCTTCTCAATTTAATCAACCTACCGCAGAAATCTATCAAGTTGCTGTGGATGATCAATATCCATATTGGATCTATGGCGCGCAACAAGATAACACAACGATAGCCATACCTAGTTCTGCTCCAAGTGCCACAGCTGTACAAGGAAGCTCACAGACCATGATAGATGTAGGTGGTTGTGAAACCGGACCCACTATTCCTAAACCTGGCAATCACAATATTGTTTACAATAACTGTAAAGGTCGTTTTAGTGTTTATAATAAGATTACGGGAGTTGGTAGAGAATACTCTATTGGAGCATCCAACATCTATGGGCATAATCCTAAAGACCTAAAATATAGATTTCAAAGGGTAGCACCAATTCATGTTTCACCACATGATCCAGATGTTGTTTATATGGGCTCACAGTTTGTACATAAGACCAGAAATGACGGGGTTATTTGGGAAACCATCTCGCCAGATTTAACCGCTTTTGAGGCCGACAAACAAGTAAACTCGGGGAGCCCGATCACTAGGGATATCACAGGTGAAGAATATTACAGCACCTTATATTCTATTAGGGAATCTAAAATAAAAGAAGGATTGATTTGGACAGGCTCCAACGACGGCGTAGTTTCTTTAACGCAAGATGGCGGACAAACTTGGACGAATGTAACGCCTAAGAAAATGCTAAAAGGGGGTAGAGTGGAATCTATTGAGCCATCTCAATTTAATCCCGGGAAAGCGTATATCTCCGTTGACAGACATTTGTTGGGGGATACTACTCCATATTTCTATAAAACCGAAGATTATGGTAAAACTTGGGAGTTGTTGACCAACGGAATTCCGTCTGACTATACCAGCAAAGTATTACGCGAAGACTCTGTTCAAGAAGGGCTATTGTTTGCAGGTACTGAATATGGAATGTTCGTATCAATGAACGATGGCAAAGATTGGAAGCCGTTTCAACAGAACTTGCCCGTAACACCAATTACCGATATTACTATTTATAGAGGCGATTTAGTTTTAAGCACCATGGGTCGCGGCTTTTGGGTATTGGACAACATCACCACTTTAAGAAATAATGCAATATCATCGTTAAAAGATACTCCTGTATTATTTCAACCGGATAATACAATCAGATACCGAACACCTAGAAGATCAAAAGGATTTCCTGATTATTCTTCAACTGGGGTACTTATTGATTACTACTTACCAAAAGATGGTAAAAACAATGTACAATTAGAAATATTGGATGCCAGCAAACAAACTATCGCCACTATTAGCAGTGATTCCACTAAAACAAAATCCACAAAAGAAGAAGTGGACAATATGAGTTTAAGCATGTCTTTCAGTTATTTTGATAATACGTTGAATACTAAAAAAGGCATTAACAGATTTCAATGGGATATGCGCCAAAAAGGAGCATGGAGTGATAAGGACTCTAGAAGTTACAAAAATGGACCTATGGTGCCACCAGGTAATTATACTGTAAAATTAACGGTTGATGATAAATCATTTGAGCAGCCATTTGAAATTTTAGTGGACCCACGATTAGCCGATGAAGGTATTGACGAAAAAATTATTGCAACGCATTTAGCTTTTGAAAATAAAGTATTGGACTTATTGACCGAAGCCAGAAAATTTCAATCGGAATTAGAGGCTGAAATCAAAAAAAGTAAAGGGGACAGAAAAGAGTCTTTGGAGAGCGTATTAAAAGCCATTAAGAATGATGAAGGAGCGTATCCACAGCAGATGTTAATACCACAAATAGCATATTTATCATATATCGTTGGGGGTGCAGATAAAATACCCGGTAACGAAGAAGTTGAACGCCTAAAAGATTTAGAACAACAATTACAGGCAGTTAAACAAAAGGCTCAACTTAACTAA
- a CDS encoding MORN repeat-containing protein gives MKKKDITLYGLLAILTVLVIYFGIKSNSLQNEIGESSKAKEELDVLVTGNKELMAIDSVLIEGDYNKAIASYNSTLENHEELNSVIPLRIALAEKLMQNDSKAKLKISETDLLKDSVTVSPISQTEIRSIDSLSFALEKARVQLNNMRKQLNNKSFGEYLSFSTKKGTALHYVGQVKNNKANGSGIALLETGSRYEGQWKDNAREGYGTFYWPDGEYYIGSYENDMRSGEGTYFWPNGDKYKGQWKDDKRNGKGIFHSKEGSVISGIWENDKLKDSGKKEKKQ, from the coding sequence ATGAAGAAAAAGGATATTACACTTTACGGCTTACTTGCTATACTTACTGTATTGGTAATTTATTTTGGCATAAAGTCAAATTCGCTTCAAAATGAAATCGGTGAGAGTAGCAAGGCAAAAGAAGAACTAGATGTATTGGTTACTGGCAATAAAGAGTTAATGGCCATTGATTCCGTACTCATTGAAGGTGATTATAACAAGGCTATTGCTTCATACAATTCTACGCTAGAAAATCATGAAGAACTGAATTCTGTTATTCCTTTAAGAATTGCACTTGCAGAAAAACTTATGCAGAATGACAGCAAAGCAAAACTTAAAATAAGCGAAACTGACCTTTTAAAAGATTCCGTTACCGTCAGCCCAATTAGTCAAACGGAAATTAGAAGTATTGACTCCTTAAGTTTTGCACTGGAAAAAGCACGTGTACAATTGAACAATATGCGTAAGCAATTGAACAATAAATCCTTTGGTGAATATCTTAGTTTTAGCACAAAGAAGGGAACTGCATTGCATTATGTAGGTCAAGTAAAAAACAACAAGGCCAATGGCTCAGGTATTGCTCTTTTGGAAACGGGCAGTAGGTATGAAGGGCAATGGAAAGACAATGCTCGTGAGGGATACGGTACATTTTACTGGCCAGATGGCGAATATTACATTGGCAGCTATGAAAATGATATGCGTAGTGGAGAAGGTACCTATTTTTGGCCCAATGGAGATAAATACAAAGGTCAATGGAAAGATGACAAACGAAACGGAAAGGGAATTTTTCATTCAAAAGAAGGCTCCGTTATCAGTGGTATCTGGGAAAACGATAAACTTAAAGATTCAGGCAAAAAAGAAAAGAAACAATAA
- a CDS encoding efflux RND transporter periplasmic adaptor subunit, with amino-acid sequence MKNKNKIIIGGIALVIVALVAYSFMKGDDSTAIEAKTVLAKKGDVTTMVTATGTIEPINQVDVGTQVSGVVEKIYVDYNSEVKEGQLIAELDKTNLKAATVQAQASYDNAVSNRNYLQTIYERQKTLYDNQVISKSDFDDAVYNYETAKGTVTQRLSDLQQARTNLGYANIYSPIDGVVLSRDIEEGQTVAASYSTPTLFTIAQDLKEMQVEADVDEADIGVVEEGQRVSFTVDAYQGQEFEGTVTQVRLDPTITSNVVTYTVVIKADNPDLRLKPGLTATISIYTLELKDVLSVEAKAINFKPTPPEMMAYNEQENLAMERPQGGPMNSDEGSTKVWVMESNGAISPKEVTLGASDGVNVQVLNGINEGDKLVYSLKSESTIAGPPAGNSEESPFMPKPPGGKR; translated from the coding sequence ATGAAAAATAAAAATAAAATCATAATAGGCGGTATTGCATTAGTGATCGTAGCCCTTGTAGCTTACAGTTTTATGAAAGGCGACGACAGTACTGCTATTGAGGCAAAAACAGTTTTGGCCAAAAAAGGAGATGTAACCACTATGGTAACGGCTACAGGTACCATAGAACCCATTAACCAGGTTGATGTAGGTACACAAGTATCTGGTGTGGTAGAGAAAATATATGTGGATTACAATAGCGAAGTCAAAGAAGGGCAACTTATTGCCGAATTGGATAAGACCAACCTTAAAGCGGCTACCGTGCAAGCTCAAGCATCATATGACAACGCAGTTAGTAACCGTAATTATTTACAGACCATTTATGAAAGACAAAAAACATTATATGACAATCAGGTCATCAGTAAGTCTGATTTTGATGATGCCGTTTACAATTATGAAACTGCAAAAGGTACGGTTACACAGCGTTTATCCGACTTACAACAGGCGAGAACAAATTTAGGTTATGCCAATATTTACTCACCAATAGATGGAGTTGTACTTTCAAGAGATATTGAAGAAGGACAAACGGTAGCGGCAAGTTATAGTACACCTACATTATTTACCATAGCACAAGATTTAAAGGAGATGCAAGTTGAGGCAGATGTTGATGAGGCTGATATAGGAGTGGTAGAAGAGGGGCAGCGTGTAAGCTTTACTGTTGATGCATACCAAGGCCAAGAATTTGAAGGCACGGTTACACAAGTAAGATTAGACCCAACCATTACTTCAAATGTAGTTACATATACCGTGGTGATAAAAGCGGATAATCCTGACTTAAGATTAAAACCCGGACTTACGGCTACGATTTCCATTTACACCTTAGAGTTAAAAGATGTGCTATCGGTAGAAGCTAAGGCCATCAATTTTAAACCCACGCCACCTGAAATGATGGCTTATAATGAACAGGAAAACTTAGCTATGGAAAGACCTCAAGGTGGACCTATGAATTCTGATGAAGGCTCTACAAAGGTATGGGTGATGGAATCTAATGGCGCTATTTCGCCTAAGGAAGTGACCTTAGGGGCAAGTGATGGGGTAAACGTACAAGTTTTAAATGGTATTAATGAGGGTGATAAATTGGTGTACAGCTTAAAATCTGAATCCACAATAGCTGGGCCACCGGCCGGAAACTCAGAAGAAAGTCCGTTTATGCCAAAACCACCAGGAGGTAAAAGATAA
- a CDS encoding ABC transporter ATP-binding protein, translated as MSKEIIKIQDLKREFTMGNETVHALRGISFTIKEGEFVTIMGSSGSGKSTMLNILGCLDQPTSGTYEIDGVSMKDLSRNQLATIRNEKIGFIFQSYNLLARTSAIENVELPLLYNSAVSNEERRERAIHALQMVGLGERLYHTPSQLSGGQQQRVAIARSLVNNPVMILADEATGNLDTRTSYEIMSLFQELNSQGITITFVTHEPDIATFSNRTIVLKDGNIIQDYKNNSIQSAAAELAKLPQQDH; from the coding sequence ATGAGCAAGGAAATTATAAAAATTCAGGATTTAAAGCGCGAGTTTACCATGGGTAATGAAACCGTTCATGCCTTAAGAGGTATTTCATTTACCATAAAAGAAGGTGAGTTCGTTACCATAATGGGATCTAGTGGCTCTGGCAAGAGTACTATGTTGAACATTTTAGGTTGTTTGGATCAACCCACCTCAGGAACATATGAGATAGATGGTGTGAGCATGAAAGATTTAAGCAGAAACCAATTAGCGACCATCAGAAACGAAAAAATAGGATTTATTTTTCAATCCTATAATTTACTGGCAAGAACATCTGCCATAGAAAATGTTGAGTTACCGCTACTCTATAATAGCGCCGTAAGTAATGAAGAGCGTAGAGAACGTGCCATACATGCACTGCAAATGGTTGGTCTAGGCGAAAGGTTATATCACACACCATCTCAACTCTCCGGGGGGCAGCAACAACGTGTTGCCATTGCCAGATCTCTGGTAAACAATCCTGTTATGATATTGGCAGATGAAGCTACCGGTAACCTAGATACTAGAACGTCTTACGAAATCATGTCTTTATTCCAAGAGTTGAACAGTCAAGGCATTACAATAACCTTTGTTACCCATGAGCCAGATATTGCGACCTTTAGCAATAGAACCATTGTTTTAAAAGATGGAAATATTATTCAGGATTACAAGAATAACAGCATTCAATCAGCTGCTGCCGAACTGGCTAAACTACCACAACAAGATCATTGA
- a CDS encoding ABC transporter permease, producing the protein MRILNLLKIAYKAIVLNKVRTLLTMLGIIIGVASVIAMLAIGEGSKESIRSTISSMGSNMITIRPGTDDRGPARGSGGDVQTLTLKNYDVIKEKSTLLSYITPVVNGGGQVISGANNWPSTIYGVNPEYLDIKVVGLQSGSMFTDAEVKSASKVVVLGQTVVDNVFPDGQDPVGQMIRFDNIPFKVIGVLEEKGENTFGQDQDDVVIAPYTTVQKRILAIDYLNQIMASAVSEDDAPDAVIEVTDILRNEHKLMDNEDDDFSVRSMEELISTFSSTSEMLTVLLVAVASISLLIGGIGIMNIMYVSVKERTKEIGLRMAVGGKGSDILMQFLIEAVLISITGGIIGVILGLGATVFIEKFLHWPTSVAMYSIIISFAVCAVTGIFFGWYPARKASALDPITALRYE; encoded by the coding sequence ATGAGAATATTAAATCTACTTAAAATCGCATATAAAGCTATTGTTCTAAACAAAGTTAGAACTTTACTTACCATGTTGGGGATTATTATAGGTGTAGCATCCGTAATAGCCATGCTCGCTATAGGTGAGGGCTCAAAAGAAAGTATTAGAAGCACTATTTCTAGTATGGGGTCCAACATGATAACCATACGCCCCGGAACCGATGATAGGGGACCAGCAAGGGGTAGTGGAGGAGATGTACAGACCTTAACACTTAAAAATTATGATGTCATAAAAGAGAAATCTACATTATTAAGTTACATTACTCCCGTAGTGAACGGTGGCGGACAAGTCATTAGTGGCGCTAACAACTGGCCAAGTACCATTTATGGTGTAAATCCAGAATATTTGGACATTAAAGTGGTGGGGTTACAAAGCGGAAGCATGTTTACGGATGCGGAAGTGAAATCAGCTTCAAAGGTTGTGGTGTTGGGACAAACCGTAGTTGACAATGTTTTTCCAGATGGTCAAGATCCAGTAGGGCAAATGATACGTTTTGATAATATTCCGTTCAAAGTTATTGGTGTTTTAGAGGAAAAAGGTGAAAATACTTTTGGGCAAGACCAAGATGATGTTGTTATAGCCCCATACACCACGGTACAAAAAAGAATTTTGGCAATAGATTATCTGAATCAGATTATGGCATCTGCGGTTAGTGAAGATGATGCACCCGATGCGGTGATAGAGGTAACGGATATTCTTCGTAACGAACACAAGTTAATGGATAATGAAGATGATGATTTTTCCGTACGTTCAATGGAAGAATTGATATCTACTTTTAGCTCCACCAGTGAAATGCTTACCGTATTATTAGTGGCAGTAGCAAGTATATCCTTATTGATCGGTGGTATTGGTATCATGAATATCATGTATGTTTCCGTGAAAGAAAGAACCAAGGAAATTGGACTTCGTATGGCTGTAGGTGGCAAGGGATCGGATATTCTCATGCAATTTTTAATAGAAGCTGTATTAATTAGCATTACTGGAGGAATCATTGGTGTAATCTTAGGCCTTGGAGCTACTGTTTTTATAGAAAAGTTCTTACATTGGCCCACGAGTGTTGCTATGTATTCCATAATAATATCATTTGCAGTTTGTGCAGTTACCGGTATTTTCTTTGGTTGGTACCCGGCAAGAAAGGCTTCTGCTTTAGACCCGATTACAGCATTACGCTACGAATAA
- a CDS encoding DUF1963 domain-containing protein, with amino-acid sequence MSKRNNSYLYLVIILYSIMGNSQDNLSKIKNEILNSDFNVPYSCKIELSELIQPTVGVKTIAKDDRDINIGSSKIGGKPDLPINFNWPKMDNEFLTFCAQYNLEEINIYDVSNKLPASGIIYVFIYIDKEWPGFLNKKNSYKVIFQENTDELIRTEFPLNYFGEGIFEPSKIEYFESYTMPDDESTILKNFQDSYEDFHDFYHSTYEYIQHLTELDIDSFHQVLGYDRSIQSSVTYSFAEIELEITTQDEWNTKKSEILELSKKYQLLLQLETDGNNLDKFGGSSTIYFGMDPKDLKMKNFDNVIMAFQGT; translated from the coding sequence ATGAGTAAAAGAAATAATAGCTACCTTTATTTAGTTATTATTTTATATTCCATTATGGGTAACAGTCAAGACAACTTGTCAAAGATCAAAAATGAAATACTAAACTCTGATTTTAATGTTCCTTATAGCTGTAAAATAGAACTTAGTGAATTGATTCAACCTACTGTGGGTGTAAAAACAATAGCTAAAGATGATAGGGATATCAATATAGGTTCATCAAAAATTGGAGGTAAACCAGATTTACCCATTAACTTCAATTGGCCCAAAATGGACAATGAGTTTCTAACTTTTTGTGCTCAATATAACTTAGAGGAAATCAATATTTATGATGTCTCTAACAAATTACCAGCTAGCGGAATAATTTATGTTTTTATTTATATTGATAAAGAATGGCCAGGTTTCCTAAACAAGAAAAATTCTTATAAAGTTATTTTTCAAGAAAACACAGACGAATTAATTAGAACAGAATTTCCCTTGAATTACTTCGGTGAAGGAATTTTTGAACCCTCCAAGATTGAATATTTTGAATCGTATACCATGCCTGATGATGAGAGTACTATCTTGAAAAATTTTCAAGATAGTTATGAAGATTTTCATGATTTCTATCATTCTACCTACGAATATATACAACATTTAACTGAGTTAGATATAGATAGTTTTCATCAAGTATTAGGTTATGATCGTTCAATTCAATCTAGTGTAACATATAGTTTTGCAGAAATTGAATTAGAAATTACTACACAAGATGAATGGAATACTAAAAAGTCTGAAATTTTAGAGTTATCTAAAAAATACCAATTACTTCTACAACTTGAAACTGATGGCAATAACTTAGATAAGTTTGGTGGCAGTTCTACTATTTACTTCGGAATGGACCCTAAAGATCTAAAAATGAAAAATTTCGATAACGTTATTATGGCTTTTCAGGGTACTTAA